A segment of the candidate division KSB1 bacterium genome:
CCTTGCGCGTCCCGGACTTGTTGATGTCGATTGCCGGGAACACCCGCTTGTCGGAGAGACGACGGTCCAGCACCAGCTCCATGTTGCCGGTGCCTTTGAACTCTTCGAAAATCACCTCGTCCATGCGCGAGCCGGTGTCGATGAGCGCGGTGGCGATGACCGTGAGGCTGCCGCCTTCTTCGATATTGCGCGCCGCTCCGAAGAAGCGCTTCGGCTTGTGGAGCGCATTGGCGTCAACGCCGCCGGACAGGATCTTGCCGCTGTGCGGCACCACGGCGTTATGGGCACGCGCCAGCCGCGTGATGCTGTCCAACAGGATGACCACATCGTGTCCGTACTCGGCCAGCCTCTTGGCCTTTTCCAAGACCATGTCGGCTACCTGCACGTGGCGCTCCGCCGGCTCGTCGAAGGTGGAGCTGATGACCTCCGCCTTCACCGAACGCTCCATGTCGGTGACTTCCTCAGGGCGCTCATCGATGAGCAGCACGATGAGCTTGATCTCCGGATGGTTGGTGGTGATGCTGTTGGCAACCTTCTGCAGCAGAGTGGTCTTGCCGGTCTTGGGCTGCGCAACGATGAGGCCACGCTGTCCCTTGCCAATGGGGGTCAGCAGGTCCATGATGCGCATGGAGTAGTCGGTAGGGGAAGTCTCCAGCCGGATCCGCTCTATCGGGTAGAGGGGCGTCAGGTTGTCGAAGAGCATGTTGCTCTTGGCAAGGTCCGGATTCTCGAAATTCACCGCTTCCACCTTCAGCAAGGCAAAGAAGCGCTCGTTCTCCTTCGGCGGGCGGATCTGCCCGGACACGGTATCGCCAGTACGCAGCCCGAAGCGCTTGATCTGCGACGGCGACACGTAGATGTCGTCGGGTCCTGGCAAGTAGTTGTAGTCCGGGGAACGCAGGAACCCGTACCCATCGGGCAGCACCTCGAGCACCCCCTCGCCGAAGATCAGACCTTCGCGTTTGGTCTGCTCCTCCAAGATGCAGAAGATGAGCTCTTGTTTGCGCATGTTGGTACAACCGGAGATTTGCATCTCCTGGGCGAGCTTCACCAGCTCGCCAATCTTCATCGCTTTCAGTTGGGCAATGTCCATACAGCAGTCTCCATGATTAAGGTGAACTTAACAGATTTCTCTCCCTACGTTGCCATGGGGCCACCCACAAACGGCAACAGTCTGTGAAGGGCAGGTGCTGGTCACACCGCTCCCTTTGCACGACCGGGACATTGTACGCTCGGATGTGGAAAACAGAAGGTATTGGACGCTTGACGCGACACGACGGGAACTGATTGCTAACTCTGGGCGACAGCCTCCTCTGTGTTCTTGTCAAAGAAGTGGACCTTGCTCATGTCAAAGACAACGTCCATCCTTTCGCCCACGGCGGGTTCTCGGCGCGCCGGGATTCTGGCCACCATTGAGTTGCGCCCACAACTCAAGTAAAGAAAGATCTCGTTGCCCATCGGCTCGACCACCTCGACGGTGCAGGCCGCCTTGGAAGCCTCGCGCACGTGCTCGGCATACTCGCTCAGGTGGATGTCCTCAGGACGGATACCGAAGATCATCTCGCGATCCAGGTAGGATTTGAGGGCGGGCAGGAAAGCAGGCGGAATGCGGAGGCGCACGGCGACCGCATCGAACCACAGCCCATCCTGTTGAATGATGCGCCCTTCGAAAAAGTTCATCGCCGGACTGCCGATGAACCCCGCCACAAACTTGTTCTTGGGGCGATTGTACAGTGTCAACGGGTCGGCAATCTGTTGAATCACCCCGTCCTTCATCACCACAATCTTGTCCCCCATGGTCATCGCTTCCACCTGGTCGTGGGTCACGTAGATCATGGTGGTCTCCAAACGGCCATGGAGTTTGGAGAGCTCGGCGCGCATCTGCACCCGCATCTTCGCATCCAGGTTGGAAAGCGGCTCGTCGAACAGAAAGACCTTCGGCTTGCGCACGATTGCCCTGCCCACTGCCACACGCTGCCGCTGGCCGCCGGAAAGCGCCTTGGGCTTCCTGTCCAAAAGGTCCTTGATGCCCAGAATCTCTGCGGCCTCGTGCACTCGCTGTTCGATTTCCTTCTTCGGGTACTTGCGCAGTTTCAGCCCAAAGGCCATGTTCTGGTAGACCGTCATGTGCGGGTACAGGGCATAGTTCTGGAAGACCATGGCGATGTCGCGGTCCTTGGGAGGCACATCGTTGACCAAGCGCTCGCCGATGTAGATCTCGCCCTCGGTCACCTCCTCCAATCCCGCGATCATCCGTAGGGTCGTGGACTTGCCGCAACCAGAGGGGCCCACCAGTACCACAAATTCCTTATCCTCGGCGACAAAAGTGGCTCTGTCCACCGCCACCACTTTTTTCTCGAATACCTTGGTAACCTCCTTAAGCTCCACCCTTGCCATGATTATTTA
Coding sequences within it:
- the rho gene encoding transcription termination factor Rho gives rise to the protein MDIAQLKAMKIGELVKLAQEMQISGCTNMRKQELIFCILEEQTKREGLIFGEGVLEVLPDGYGFLRSPDYNYLPGPDDIYVSPSQIKRFGLRTGDTVSGQIRPPKENERFFALLKVEAVNFENPDLAKSNMLFDNLTPLYPIERIRLETSPTDYSMRIMDLLTPIGKGQRGLIVAQPKTGKTTLLQKVANSITTNHPEIKLIVLLIDERPEEVTDMERSVKAEVISSTFDEPAERHVQVADMVLEKAKRLAEYGHDVVILLDSITRLARAHNAVVPHSGKILSGGVDANALHKPKRFFGAARNIEEGGSLTVIATALIDTGSRMDEVIFEEFKGTGNMELVLDRRLSDKRVFPAIDINKSGTRKEELLLTPQELNRVWILRKVLAELSVTEAMEFLLEKMRGTKSNKEFLESMST
- the ugpC gene encoding sn-glycerol-3-phosphate ABC transporter ATP-binding protein UgpC gives rise to the protein MARVELKEVTKVFEKKVVAVDRATFVAEDKEFVVLVGPSGCGKSTTLRMIAGLEEVTEGEIYIGERLVNDVPPKDRDIAMVFQNYALYPHMTVYQNMAFGLKLRKYPKKEIEQRVHEAAEILGIKDLLDRKPKALSGGQRQRVAVGRAIVRKPKVFLFDEPLSNLDAKMRVQMRAELSKLHGRLETTMIYVTHDQVEAMTMGDKIVVMKDGVIQQIADPLTLYNRPKNKFVAGFIGSPAMNFFEGRIIQQDGLWFDAVAVRLRIPPAFLPALKSYLDREMIFGIRPEDIHLSEYAEHVREASKAACTVEVVEPMGNEIFLYLSCGRNSMVARIPARREPAVGERMDVVFDMSKVHFFDKNTEEAVAQS